One genomic window of Salvia miltiorrhiza cultivar Shanhuang (shh) chromosome 4, IMPLAD_Smil_shh, whole genome shotgun sequence includes the following:
- the LOC131022135 gene encoding ras-related protein RABH1b, which produces MAPVSALAKYKLVFLGDQSVGKTSIITRFMYDKFDNTYQATIGIDFLSKTMYLEDRTVRLQLWDTAGQERFRSLIPSYIRDSSVAVIVYDVASRQSFLNTAKWIEEVRTERGSDVIIVLVGNKTDLVDKRQVSIEEAEAKARDFSVMFIETSAKAGFNIKALFRKIAAALPGMETLSSTKQDEMVDVNLKSSNANASQSQQQSGGCAC; this is translated from the exons ATGGCTCCGGTTTCGGCTCTCGCCAAGTACAAGTTAGTGTTCCTGGGAGATCAGTCCGTCGGAAAAACGAGTATCATCACTCGGTTTATGTACGACAAATTCGATAATACTTATCAG GCAACTATTGGTATTGATTTTCTTTCAAAGACAATGTATCTTGAAGACCGGACTGTACGATTACAGCTGTG GGATACTGCTGGACAAGAAAGATTTAGAAGTCTCATACCAAGCTATATAAGGGATTCCTCTGTTGCAGTCATAGTATATGATGTTGCAA GCCGACAATCCTTTCTTAACACTGCAAAGTGGATCGAGGAGGTTCGCACTGAGAGAGGAAGTGATGTTATAATTGTCCTAGTTGGCAACAAAACTGATCTGGTGGATAAGAG GCAAGTTTCAATCGAGGAAGCAGAGGCTAAAGCTCGTGATTTTAGTGTCATGTTTATTGAAACAAGTGCAAAGGCTGGCTTCAATATAAAG GCACTATTCAGGAAGATCGCTGCAGCCTTGCCAGGGATGGAAACTCTATCATCAACGAAGCAAGACGAGATGGTTGATGTCAACCTCAAGTCCAGCAATGCAAACGCATCTCAGTCACAACAGCAGTCTGGAGGTTGCGCTTGCTAA